A single Fusarium oxysporum Fo47 chromosome IV, complete sequence DNA region contains:
- a CDS encoding acyl-CoA dehydrogenase/oxidase codes for MSSSFTRVVRPALQGGRGLTQRIATRATAPRTLTRINLNAARPLSTTSTRRNEHIDISEIPPTPITHLSEIEAAMADTVSKFSTDVILPRARDMDEAEEMDPAVVEQLFEQGLMGIEIPEEYGGAGMNFTSAIIAIEELARADPSVSVLVDVHNTLCNTAIIKYASTAIKKKWLPRLATNTVASFCLSEPVSGSDAFAMATRATETADGFKISGSKMWITNSKEAEFFIVFANLDPSKGYKGITAFIVEKGTKGFSIAKKEKKLGIRASSTCVINFDDVVIPKENLLGERGHGYKYAIALLNEGRIGIAAQMTGLALGAFENAARYVWNDRKQFGSLVGEFQGMQHQLAQAYTEITAARALVYTAARKKEAGEDFVRDAAMAKLYASQVAGRVSGSAIEWMGGMGFVREGLAEKYFRDSKIGAIYEGTSNIQLNTIAKLLQKEYTS; via the exons ATGTCTTCGTCGTTTACTCGAGTCGTGCGCCCTGCGCTACAGGGAGGTCGAGGTCTTACACAGCGCATTGCCACACGAGCCACCGCTCCCCGAACATTGACGAGAATAAACCT CAATGCTGCTCGCCCTCTGTCTACAACATCTACCCGCCGCAATGAGCACATCGACATCTCCGAAATTCCTCCTACACCCATCACCCACCTCTCTGAGATCGAGGCCGCCATGGCCGACACAGTCTCCAAGTTCTCTACAGATGTGATTCTTCCTCGTGCGCGTGACATGGAcgaggctgaggagatggaccctgctgttgttgagcagCTGTTCGAGCAGGGTCTCATGGGTATTGAGATTCCTGAAGAGTACGGCGGTGCCGGCATGAACTTCACTTCCGCCATTATCGCCATTGAGGAGCTCGCCCGTGCAGACCCCTCTGTTTCCGTCCTGGTTGATGTGCATAACACCCTCTGCAACACAGCTATCATCAAGTATGCTTCCACTGCTATTAAGAAGAAGTGGCTCCCTCGCCTTGCGACAAACACCGTCGCCTCTTTCTGTCTCTCTGAGCCTGTCTCTGGTTCCGATGCTTTTGCCATGGCCACAAGAGCCACTGAGACCGCCGACGGTTTCAAAATCTCGGGTAGCAAGATGTGGATCACAAACTCTAAGGAGGCCGAGTTCTTCATTGTCTTCGCTAACCTCGACCCCAGCAAGGGCTACAAGGGCATTACTgccttcatcgtcgagaagGGCACGAAGGGTTTCTCTatcgccaagaaggagaagaagctcggtATCCGCGCCTCAAGCACATGCGTTATCAACTTCGACGACGTCGTGATCCCCAAGGAGAACCTCCTCGGTGAGCGTGGCCACGGTTACAAGTACGCCATCGCCCTTCTCAACGAGGGCCGAATTGGTATCGCTGCCCAGATGACTGGTCTGGCTCTTGGCGCTTTCGAGAACGCTGCTCGCTACGTCTGGAACGACCGCAAGCAGTTCGGCTCTCTCGTTGGTGAGTTCCAGGGTATGCAGCACCAGCTCGCCCAGGCCTACACCGAGATCACTGCCGCTCGCGCTCTCGTCTACACTGCTGCTCGCAAGAAGGAGGCCGGTGAGGACTTTGTCAGGGACGCTGCCATGGCCAAGCTCTATGCTTCTCAGGTCGCTGGTCGCGTCAGTGGTTCCGCCATTGAGTGGATGGGTGGCATGGGCTTTGTCCGTGAGGGTCTTGCTGAGAAGTACTTCCGTGACAGCAAGATTGGTGCCATTTATGAGGGTACCAGCAACATCCA ACTCAACACTATTGCCAAGCTCTTGCAGAAGGAGTACACATCGTAG
- a CDS encoding nucleotide-diphospho-sugar transferase, which produces MAAGHTRYVRYIALALFTLTMFYFFSNSKIDTIPVPGSVGNFPGGPGSPSNQQQAPGTIPKSPDAGNNVNFPGQQAPVAEEGDTALTKDDAPAQKPAGEGAGTAGDAPAVPAPQTPKEGPASGELAEAPLAMSPNDPGWNNLQGTAPGPRMNATFVTLARNQDVWEIAESIRQVEDRFNRRYNYDWVFLNDKPFDEQFKKVTTSLCSGKTHYGLIPEEHWSFPEWIDQEKARKVREDMHERKIIYGDSISYRHMCRFESGFFFRQELMMNYEYYWRVEPSVKLFCDIHYDPFRVMHENNKKYSFVLSLYEYIDTIPTLWASTKKFMQNHPEHISSDNSMRFLSDDGGENYNKCHFWSNFEVGSLSWLRSKPYLDFFESLDKDGGFFYERWGDAPVHSIAAGLLLKKEQIHFFEDIAYYHVPFTHCPTDEQRRLDLRCHCNPDNNFDWKGYSCTSRFFELNGMEKPKGYEKQQ; this is translated from the exons ATGGCTGCAGGTCATACGCGCTACGTGCGCTATATTGCGCTCGCGCTTTTC ACGCTCACTATGTTCTACTTCTTCTCCAATTCCAAGATCGATACCATCCCCGTTCCTGGCAGTGTCGGTAACTTCCCAGGCGGTCCTGGAAGCCCCAGCAATCAGCAGCAAGCTCCTGGCACCATCCCCAAATCCCCTGATGCCGGCAACAACGTCAACTTCCCCGGCCAGCAAGCACCTGTTGCTGAGGAGGGAGACACTGCTCTCACCAAGGACGATGCTCCCGCTCAGAAGCCCGCCGGCGAGGGTGCCGGTACTGCTGGCGATGCCCCCGCTGTTCCTGCTCCTCAGACTCCCAAAGAGGGTCCTGCTTCAGGCGAGCTTGCTGAGGCTCCTCTGGCTATGTCCCCCAACGACCCTGGCTGGAACAACCTCCAGGGCACTGCTCCCGGTCCCCGCATGAACGCTACATTTGTCACTCTTGCTCGAAACCAGGACGTCTGGGAGATCGCCGAGTCCATTCGACAAGTCGAGGATCGTTTCAACCGCCGATACAACTACGACTGGGTCTTTCTCAATGATAAGCCCTTCGATGAGcagttcaagaaggtcacCACTTCTCTCTGCTCTGGTAAGACTCACTATGGTCTGATTCCCGAGGAGCACTGGTCTTTCCCTGAGTGGATTGACCAGGAGAAGGCCCGCAAGGTCCGTGAGGATATGCACGAGCGAAAGATTATCTATGGTGATTCTATCAGCTACCGTCACATGTGCCGATTCGAgtctggcttcttcttccgacAGGAACTCATGATGAACTACGAGTACTACTGGCGTGTTGAGCCCTCCGTCAAGCTCTTCTGCGACATCCACTACGACCCCTTCCGTGTCATGCACGAGAACAACAAGAAGTACAGTTTTGTTCTCTCTCTTTACGAGTACATCGACACCATTCCTACCCTCTGGGCTAGCACCAAGAAGTTCATGCAGAACCACCCCGAGCATATCTCTTCCGACAACTCTATGCGTTTCCTCAGTGATGACGGTGGTGAGAACTACAACAAGTGCCATTTC TGGTCCAACTTTGAGGTTGGTAGCTTGTCCTGGCTCCGAAGCAAGCCTTACCTCGATTTCTTCGAGTCTCTTGACAAGGACGGTGGTTTCTTCTACGAGCGATGGGGTGATGCTCCTGTCCATTCTATCGCTGCTGGTCTTCTCCTTAAGAAGGAGCAGATTCACTTCTTCGAGGATATCGCCTACTATCACGTTCCTTTCACTCATTGCCCCACTGATGAGCAGCGACGTCTGGATCTCCGTTGCCACTGCAACCCTGATAACAACTTTGACTGGAAGGGTTACTCTT GCACTTCTCGGTTCTTCGAGCTCAACGGCATGGAGAAGCCCAAGGGCTACGAGAAGCAGCAGTAG
- a CDS encoding topoisomerase II-associated protein PAT1 — MSFFGFDTTRHNTAAPGFSQSHDPFAGLSGRDGDDDALDFEETYDGLGDQLEETGDAFNDDTFGDSGPAVSRSAGKDFDFFGQTAKVADAIEEEHLRYNRQGPAAKPAASAQAHSSVNQYASADYQSYYSNQPYQQQPYQQPVRSGYEKYREPEALPDLHVDRSIWGIGPSKPAQQASPAPVPAAQPAQHAPSRKVMSLEEVEAAMRSQPKQQTPQPHAADLSYQQPPHGFTAHQQQPPQAHGHGHPVTILQRPQSIQSKPTPPAPGLQATPIQHQQQLHANPTQILQNPNRAGPDAHVPPQHGHHSKQSHGAIPNAAQLQAHPQMQQMSEEEKAAYLDQETKRAKRNHKIWLLSKDNGLMTPQDKNFITRIQLQQLVSATGNPVEGSDASIAEDFYYQVYSHIRAGQRQNPSQPLSNFAQTYLYQTGSRQGGMRRHGRPAENHFQRMEQQVQRAVEAAKNKPKNPQLVIAGSLGKISFSNAKTPKPLLSIKRTESEHQRPNNGKKGSSLDRKTILRNVEKVYQTLMQIEDHVRLIPPPMTGPDEELENKHKEWATILETYNAKLWQELKVHEQIGVVVPHPFIAFLSCAKGEKAIPRLFPHLSFEQRTTILTMIIYHLDQLDVVQGAAITPGEVTTINARMREKIELFISTVMPSLMQYFNDTGLDIVDGVLNLIATKLNVDLIARSRIGVSMLTLILSRAVLLKQTGAGTPEQWDNWDRTFEILFSRLEPSLPYIFPGSVNTGEDVYVWQLLAAMGVSATHDQQTRLVLAVKDRVLDTVTVSKTLPPAMGAERLNSVNLFMRSIGLDVELLQ, encoded by the exons ATGTCCTTCTTCGGTTTCGACACCACGCGCCATAACACGGCTGCGCCTGGCTTCTCCCAATCTCACGATCCATTTGCTGGTTTATCAGGCAgggatggcgatgatgatgctctAGACTTCGAGGAGACTTATGACGGTCTTGGAGACCAGCTCGAAGAGACTGGAGACGCATTCAACGACGACACTTTCGGTGACAGTGGCCCGGCAGTCTCTCGCAGTGCTGGCAAGGATTTCGACTTCTTTGGCCAGACTGCCAAGGTTGCGGATGCCATTGAGGAGGAGCATCTTCGCTACAATCGCCAGGGGCCTGCGGCTAAACCTGCTGCTTCTGCTCAGGCTCATTCTTCCGTCAACCAATATGCCTCGGCCGACTACCAGTCTTACTACTCTAACCAGCCTtatcagcaacagccttACCAACAGCCTGTGCGATCTGGTTACGAGAAGTACCGCGAGCCCGAAGCGCTCCCTGATCTCCATGTTGACCGAAGCATCTGGGGCATTGGGCCGTCTAAGCCAGCCCAGCAAGCATCGCCGGCTCCTGTTCCTGCAGCTCAGCCTGCCCAGCATGCACCCAGTCGCAAAGTCATGAGCTTGGAAGAGGTCGAGGCCGCCATGCGATCTCAGCCCAAGCAGCAGACACCTCAGCCACATGCCGCAGATCTTTCCTATCAGCAGCCGCCTCACGGATTTACtgctcatcagcaacagcctccTCAGGCCCATGGTCATGGCCATCCGGTGACTATTCTGCAGAGGCCCCAAAGCATTCAATCGAAGCCCACGCCGCCCGCCCCGGGTCTTCAAGCGACTCCCAttcagcatcagcagcagctccaTGCCAACCCGACCCAGATTCTGCAGAATCCCAACCGCGCCGGCCCAGATGCGCATGTTCCACCTCAGCATGGACACCACTCCAAGCAGTCCCACGGTGCCATCCCCAATGCCGCGCAGTTACAAGCTCATCCCCAAATGCAGCAGATGtccgaagaagagaaggccGCCTATCTGGATCAAGAGACCAAGAGGGCTAAGCGAAACCATAAGATCTGGCTTCTGTCGAAGGACAACGGTTTGATGACTCCCCAGGACAAGAACTTCATCACCCGTatccagctccagcagcttgTTTCCGCTACCGGCAACCCTGTTGAAGGGTCTGATGCCTCAATTGCCGAGGACTTCTACTACCAGGTTTACAGCCATATTCGAGCTGGCCAGCGCCAAAATCCTAGCCAGCCTCTGAGCAACTTTGCCCAGACATATCTATACCAGACTGGTAGTCGTCAGGGTGGTATGCGTCGCCATGGACGTCCCGCTGAGAACCACTTCCAACGAATGGAGCAGCAGGTTCAGCGTGCTGTCGAAGCtgccaagaacaagcccAAGAACCCTCAGCTGGTCATTGCAGGTAGTCTAGGAAAGATCTCCTTCAGCAACGCGAAGACCCCTAAGCCtctcctcagcatcaagcGCACCGAGAGTGAGCATCAGCGCCCCAACAATGGCAAGAAGGGTTCTAGCCTTGATCGAAAGACCATCCTCCGAAACGTTGAGAAGGTTTATCAAACTCTGATGCAAATCGAGGACCATGTTCGGCTTATCCCACCCCCTATGACCGGTCCcgatgaggagcttgagaacAAGCACAAGGAGTGGGCCACCATTCTAGAGACCTACAACGCCAAGCTCTGGCAAGAGCTCAAGGTCCACGAGCAgattggtgttgttgttccTCATCCATTCATCGCTTTCTTGTCTTGTGCCAAGGGTGAGAAGGCCATTCCTCGTCTCTTCCCTCATCTCTCTTTTGAACAACGAACCACTATCTTGACCATGATTATCTATCATCTCGACCAATTGGATGTCGTCCAGGGCGCTGCTATCACACCGGGCGAGGTGACAACCATCAACGCACGAATGCGTGAGAAGATTGAACTTTTCATCTCTACTGTCATGCCATCACTGATGCAGTATTTCAACGACACTGGCCTGGATATTGTTGATGGAGTTTTGAATCTGATTGCCACCAAGCTCAACGTCGATCTCATTGCTAGATCAAGAATTGGTGTGTCAATGTTGACACTTATTCTCAGTCGTGCCGTGCTTCTCAAACAGACAGGCGCCGGCACTCCTGAGCAGTGGGATAACTG GGACCGAACATTTGAGATCTTGTTCAGTAGACTCGAACCTTCGCTGCCTTACATTTTCCCTGGTAGTGTCAACACTGGAGAGGACGTCTATGTATGGCAGCTTCTTGCAGCTATGGGCGTCAGCGCCACTCACGATCAACAAACTCGTCTGGTCCTTGCTGTCAAGGACCGTGTGCTCGACACTGTCACTGTTTCAAAGACTCTCCCCCCCGCTATGGGAGCAGAGCGGCTGAACAGTGTCAATTTGTTCATGCGATCCATTGGTTTGGATGTCGAGCTTCTCCAGTAA
- a CDS encoding Sin-like protein conserved region-domain-containing protein: protein MSTTSNTPAPTASMDIDDMDVDSGVKPSTANNPTTIDDDDDDPVTATYNVFINPSLPLGRRLLVLQHPNRTDDSPRPPPTELRVKAQAGMVEVDVPLDNTVAYDREKGQKWGKTLHASMATKNGGSHGLAGGFGFGTVQARGGRKKAEDEQENMDWAEAVRQDKVLRTQTLGGQYPEYKEVQHMVGVFQGKDLHLTPVSSLVHLRPQLHHIDATVQQARQDAATKESAPSTAAGTARAIHMTVKATGDGDTVTTETMADRLRSVQTEHWRTMHYTDENEEAAWEVYNESLFLRPTQEEAAEGAEKADDAEENEPPLEESVPKFARRWDDDELLEAVSGIKKPQPAPEPVKEDPKPIAPAKQPEQPAPGAEEARKPKLRPRGGAAGTVPRRGGRPRATASKTANVDG, encoded by the exons ATGTCTACAACGTCGAATACACCGGCTCCCACGGCCTCAATGGACATCGATGATATGGACGTTGACTCTGGCGTCAAGCCCTCTACAGCCAACAATCCTACCACGAtagacgacgacgatgatgatccAGTCACCGCAACATATAACGTCTTTATCAATCCCTCTCTGCCTTTAGGCCGCCGTCTTCTCGTTCTCCAACATCCTAACCGAACCGATGACTCCCCACGGCCTCCACCGACCGAATTGCGAGTGAAGGCTCAAGCAGGTATGGTTGAAGTCGATGTGCCCCTAGACAACACAGTCGCCTATGATCGCGAGAAGGGTCAAAAGTGGGGAAAGACATTGCATGCTTCTATGGCGACCAAGAATGGCGGCAGTCATGGATTGGCTGGCGGATTTGGCTTCGGTACGGTCCAGGCTCGAGGTGGCAGGAAAAAGGCCGAGGATGAACAGGAGAACATGGATTGGGCAGAGGCCGTTAGGCAGGATAAAGTGCTTCGGACACAGACCCTTGGTGGGCAGTATCCTGAGTATAAGGAGGTTCAGCATATGGTTGGTGTCTTTCAAGGCA AGGACTTGCATCTCACGCCTGTATCATCACTTGTTCATCTACGCCCACAACTTCACCACATCGACGCAACTGTCCAACAAGCACGCCAAGACGCAGCTACTAAGGAGTCGGCGCCCAGCACTGCAGCCGGCACTGCTCGCGCAATTCATATGACTGTCAAGGCTACTGGCGATGGTGATACGGTTACCACCGAAACCATGGCTGATCGTCTGCGATCTGTGCAGACAGAGCATTGGCGAACTATGCACTACAcagatgagaatgaggaggCTGCCTGGGAGGTTTATAACGAAAGCCTCTTCCTGCGCCCTACTCAAGAGGAGGCCGCGGAAGGAGCAGAGAAAGCCGATGATGCGGAGGAAAATGAGCCACCCCTTGAGGAGTCTGTGCCAAAGTTCGCTCGTCGATGGGATGAtgacgagcttcttgaagctgTTAGTGGTATTAAGAAGCCACAACCGGCGCCAGAACCTGTCAAAGAAGATCCCAAGCCAATTGCTCCCGCCAAGCAGCCAGAGCAACCTGCGCCAGGGGCGGAGGAGGCACGAAAGCCCAAGCTTCGACCACGAGGTGGAGCGGCGGGGACCGTTCCTCGACGGGGAGGTAGACCTCGAGCTACAGCTTCAAAAACGGCCAACGTTGATGGATGA
- a CDS encoding vitamin-D-receptor interacting mediator subunit 4-domain-containing protein — translation MDKYIDGRFERVEKALANLIDSVTKYHPSIQQGEELNAADQELSRGLKEVQTHQNNYLRIQQLRESSNALDTQIRNTLSNLATTRKDIVTTQTTTFPSGPSYPIAYEELLNYARRISKTTMPPAGTIKAVPPTPDVPEVQTPGGQTPAAQTPGPESQAASVMTPSAPPSSQVQSPAVMNGTPVVSQEPATQQSSMSANTVLPSEWTQFLNPLTDQIFLPWPNDLQLGAGSLAANQLLQEQGIDPKGYDPAEEEERKRREEEERKQKEEEDRIAQEEREKKQREERERQRIERERQREKEQEAWRRASLVGGPAAPGEQRSPTGPPQQKAQFQFTNLDDLDDDDDDD, via the exons ATGGACAAATATATCGATGGTCGCTTTGAGCGAGTAGAGAAAGCTCTCGCAAATCTAATTGATTCAGTCACGAAATACCATCCCTCTATACAACAAGGAGAGGAGCTCAATGCAGCAGACCAAGAACTAAGCAGAGGCTTGAAAGAAG TCCAAACTCATCAGAACAATTATTTACGTATTCAACAACTGCGCGAATCTTCAAACGCCCTTGATACGCAGATCCGCAATACTCTTTCGAATCTAGCGACTACTCGCAAGGATATCGTGACGACGCAAACCACCACATTTCCTTCTGGCCCAAGCTACCCCATCGCCTACGAAGAACTGCTCAATTATGCCCGACGTATCAGCAAAACGACTATGCCACCAGCAGGCACTATTAAAGCCGTACCACCGACGCCAGATGTCCCGGAAGTTCAAACTCCAGGCGGTCAAACACCAGCAGCCCAGACTCCAGGACCCGAGTCGCAAGCAGCTTCAGTCATGACACCATCTGCGCCTCCATCGTCTCAGGTTCAAAGCCCGGCAGTCATGAATGGTACACCAGTCGTCTCCCAGGAACCCGCGACTCAACAGTCCTCCATGTCGGCCAATACCGTCCTGCCCAGCGAGTGGACACAGTTCTTGAACCCCTTGACTGACCAGATCTTCCTCCCTTGGCCAAACGACCTTCAGCTTGGCGCTGGCTCCCTGGCTGCTAACCAGCTCCTCCAGGAGCAGGGCATCGACCCCAAGGGCTACGATcctgccgaggaggaagagcgcAAGCGTcgtgaggaagaggagagaaagcagaaggaagaagaggaccGTATTGCCCAGGAAGAGCGCGAAAAGAAGCAACGTGAGGAACGCGAGCGCCAGCGCATCGAGAGAGAACGCCAGAGAGAAAAGGAGCAAGAGGCTTGGAGACGTGCAAGTCTGGTTGGTGGTCCGGCTGCCCCTGGCGAACAAAGGAGCCCAACTGGACCTCCACAGCAAAAGGCCCAGTTCCAGTTTACTAATCTGGATGATttggatgacgatgacgacgacgattGA
- a CDS encoding ubiquinol-cytochrome-c reductase complex subunit-domain-containing protein codes for MVSYTPIRMSEFKSNYGPKYHPQPNVAGITPQSAFRIGSRLAMYGAPAAVAVLLFANGIPRVQRDVLQKIPFLGNYFRKEIHPADNPF; via the exons ATGGTCTCCTAC ACTCCCATCCGCATGTCGGAATTCAAGAGCAACTATGGTCCTAA GTACCATCCTCAGCCCAACGTTGCTGGCATCACCCCCCAGTCTGCCTTCCGAAT CGGCTCCCGTCTGGCTATGTACGGTGCCCCCGCCGCTGTTGCtgtcctcctcttcgccaACGGTATCCCTCGTGTGCAGCGCGATGTTCTCCAG AAGATCCCTTTCCTTGGCAACTACTTCCGAAAGGAGATCCACCCCGCCGACAAC CCTTTCTAA
- a CDS encoding DIE2/ALG10 family-domain-containing protein gives MELSQGYKTVAAFIIALPLFVWRFKNSSGPNSRLEGFFFYCLSVASVSWLYAVSVLVPEPYLDEVFHIPQAQKYCQGRFQEWDDKITTPPGLYLLSLVTPGVIRPSSSISGYFCDVKSLRATNVVVLMILAFLVLKCRREIEARLYEAHASTRLRNTSQYAVHTALNIALFPLLFFFSGLYYTDVVSTAAVLVAYLNHLKRIGRDRSSALNDLTTIFLGIVTLFFRQTNVFWVVVYMGGLEAVHAVKTLRPEQVDQPVILTLFRQIKYFAWRYSLGDVHDPPLHMMWPDDMLFCVLSLGIAAICNPIHVIRQIWPYVAVLVSFGGFVAWNGGVVLGDKSNHVATIHLPQMLYIWPFFAFFSLPLLVPYALPIINIGLRILPQAGSPTSTSKPAPEANAEPASFSFSKSRRSGSSDKDSATGSSDRIYPRPSKPLEIASFIFGIKLILWPLYLLATIVLSLAIVRYNTIIHPFTLADNRHYMFYIFRYTIRRASWIRYALVVPYTLSRWMTWGAVAGCSRFFTIHTRACSVYGNGTGNPPFLSHPMVTNVGFSPRQTYTPFPTEITENSQDTSKDQELTKALEDDPLLASVIPASTSAGLIFLLATTLSLMTAPLVEPRYFIIPWVMWRLLVPAWRLHDHGGYSDIASRLSNHPKTRPLFEFFQHYDLRLIIETFWFIAINVATGYIFLTKPYIWKAEDGTVLDDGRLQRFMW, from the exons ATGGAGCTATCTCAAGGATACAAGACAGTAGCAGCCTTCATCATTGCGCTACCTCTTTTTGTCTGGCGATTTAAGAACTCTTCAGGTCCTAACTCGCGCTTAGAgggtttcttcttttattgCCTTTCTGTCGCTTCTGTCTCTTGGTTGTATGCCGTCTCAGTACTGGTCCCTGAGCCTTACCTG GATGAAGTATTCCATATACCGCAGGCGCAAAAATACTGCCAGGGGAGGTTCCAAGAGTGGGATGACAAGATTACGACACCACCAGGGCT TTACCTTCTCTCTCTTGTAACACCTGGAGTTATCCGTCCTAGTAGTTCAATAAGTGGATACTTCTGCGACGTCAAGAGTCTACGAGCTACCAACGTCGTTGTTCTGATGATACTCGCCTTCTTGGTCCTGAAGTGCCGTCGAGAGATCGAGGCACGTCTCTATGAAGCTCATGCCTCGACCCGGCTACGCAATACTTCACAATATGCAGTTCACACCGCACTCAACATCGCCCtctttcctcttctcttcttcttctctggacTTTACTACACCGATGTTGTATCTACTGCAGCCGTCCTGGTCGCGTACTTGAACCACTTGAAGCGCATTGGTCGAGATCGTAGTTCTGCCTTGAACGATCTAACAACAATCTTCCTTGGAATTGTCACACTTTTCTTTCGCCAGACCAATGTCTTCTGGGTAGTTGTGTATATGGGTGGCCTAGAAGCTGTCCATGCTGTCAAGACATTGCGGCCAGAGCAGGTTGATCAGCCAGTTATCTTGACGCTCTTTAGGCAGATCAAGTATTTTGCATGGAGATATTCCCTTGGGGATGTCCATGACCCCCCACTGCACATGATGTGGCCAGATG ACATGCTCTTCTGTGTCTTGAGCCTGGGAATCGCAGCGATTTGCAACCCAATCCACGTCATTAGGCAAATATGGCCTTACGTTGCTGTCCTTGTCTCATTTGGTGGCTTCGTAGCATGGAACGGTGGTGTTGTCCTCG GTGACAAATCCAACCATGTTGCTACTATCCACCTCCCACAGATGCTCTACATATGGcctttctttgctttcttctctctacCACTTCTAGTACCGTATGCCCTACCCATCATTAACATAGGACTGCGAATACTCCCGCAGGCTGGATCGCCTACATCAACTAGCAAACCAGCCCCCGAGGCCAATGCAGAGCCGGCCTCATTTTCCTTCAGCAAGTCACGAAGGTCAGGAAGCTCTGACAAAGACTCGGCGACTGGCAGCTCGGACAGAATATACCCACGTCCATCGAAGCCACTGGAAATCGCCAGCTTCATCTTTGGGATTAAGCTTATACTCTGGCCCCTCTACCTCCTTGCGACCATAGTGCTCTCACTCGCCATCGTCCGCTACAACACTATTATCCACCCCTTCACTCTGGCTGACAACCGCCATTACATGTTCTACATCTTTCGATACACCATCCGACGGGCTTCTTGGATTCGATATGCTTTGGTTGTCCCCTATACCTTGTCTCGGTGGATGACGTGGGGTGCCGTCGCTGGCTGTTCACGGTTCTTCACTATTCACACGCGTGCCTGTTCTGTTTATGGGAATGGAACAGGAAATCCTCCCTTCCTGAGTCATCCTATGGTGACTAACGTTGGGTTTTCGCCAAGACAGACTTATACTCCCTTTCCAACAGAGATAACGGAGAATTCTCAGGATACTTCCAAAGATCAAGAACTGACCAAGGCTTTGGAAGATGACCCTCTTCTTGCTTCCGTTATACCAGCTTCCACTTCGGCTGGACTCATATTCTTGCTTGCCACAACCTTATCACTCATGACGGCCCCGCTAGTAGAGCCACGATACTTTATCATACCCTGGGTGATGTGGAGGCTGCTTGTACCTGCGTGGAGGCTTCACGACCATGGTGGTTACAGCGATATTGCTTCTAGGCTCTCAAATCACCCAAAGACCAGGCCTTTGTTTGAGTTCTTTCAACACTACGATCTGCGTCTTATCATTGAAACGTTTTGGTTCATCGCCATCAATGTTGCAACAGGCTACATCTTCCTCACCAAGCCTTACATATGGAAGGCGGAAGATGGGACTGTGCTGGACGACGGTCGACTTCAAAGATTTATGTGGTAA